From Penicillium psychrofluorescens genome assembly, chromosome: 1, one genomic window encodes:
- a CDS encoding uncharacterized protein (ID:PFLUO_000106-T1.cds;~source:funannotate), with product MVLLRLRVVVFPREQLSSTRRMFNFLPNHDDPNASLSSSAKPASFLLVVPSPEDVSLAGLSSLIQDKWKKLYPDLERLVIKKLLDSENPTDDLDPDMTVADVFVDIGKARREGLDQRGTLHVIQKPAQSPPVRFPSVDIDWDSAASRCELQRKTQQENLPSIYEDEGKTEASGSPRRASSASMLSSQLSHIYDQPDQAEKPTLPAKQRHRGLSLSVETNDDNSSVENHHSAPVEIHEDIDMSTPKNMKETLSRKRKQSLEQAGPRKELRLQTPGSPASTSHQRRQRVPSFSGPSRIPADQLSASERRLGVGIMTSPPGRKPVQRHVGDPIPAPNLTPAAHQPILDSAKKLYSILRKESPADGSQPRGSVSFDDDNEPSSSFPAPTPTPTEPAGHQSLQKRALPDGSAKSTQVRAAFLPPGVSPEMAQKCVDDIELEKREREDLALMAEDPNTNPKALIIIKRLLTEWTKLTRQESAPHRRYDRIANRRRKMSKLRKDLQAFTFDRDTKAAPTSSSSNPSRAIPPPSPPVAPAVSPPALRSSNKNASQAIPTPSPPPVAPIEAVLPSSSSKAIRAVRPTSPPVAPAVSPPALRSSNKKASQAIPTPSPPPVALAEAALPSSSSKASRAIKPTSPAVAPPVASPAPPSAGSKATPTNRPTLKGLLEEQRRENAARAATQQKPIAVAPPPRRNIYEESSEEDSEGHSASDSG from the exons ATGGtccttcttcggcttcgtGTCGTGGTCTTCCCCCGGGAGCAGCTGTCGTCCACCCGCCGGATGTTCAATTTCCTGCCAAACCATGATGACCCCAATGCCTCGCTGTCGAGTTCTGCGAAACCCGCGTCGTTTTTGCTAGTTGTGCCTTCTCCCGAGGATGTCTCCCTCGCAGGGCTTTCTAGCTTGATTCAGGACAAGTGGAAGAAGCTCTATCCGGACCTTGA GCGCTTGGTTATCAAGAAGCTTCTGGATAGTGAAAACCCCACCGACGACCTCGACCCTGACATGACCGTGGCGGATGTCTTTGTGGATATTGGCAAGGCTCGCAGAGAGGGTTTGGACCAACGAGGCACTTTACATGTGATTCAGAAGCCCGCACAGTCTCCCCCTGTCCGATTTCCGTCAGTGGACATCGATTGGGATTCTGCCGCGAGCCGATGTGAGCTCCAACGAAAGACCCAACAGGAAAATTTACCTTCGATTTACGAAGACGAGGGAAAGACGGAGGCGTCAGGCTCACCGCGGCGCGCTTCTAGCGCTAGCATGTTGTCGAGCCAGCTCTCACATATCTATGACCAGCCAGATCAAGCCGAGAAGCCAACTTTACCCGCTAAGCAGCGCCACCGCGGCCTATCGCTCTCTGTCGAAACGAACGATGACAACTCCTCTGTTGAGAATCACCATAGCGCCCCTGTTGAGATACATGAGGACATCGACATGTCTACGCCTAAGAATATGAAAGAAACTCTAAGCCGCAAACGCAAACAGAGCTTAGAGCAGGCTGGACCGCGGAAGGAGCTGAGACTCCAAACGCCAGGCTCCCCGGCTTCAACCTCACACCAGAGGCGGCAGCGTGTGCCTTCGTTCTCTGGTCCGAGTCGTATTCCTGCAGACCAACTGTCAGCGTCGGAGCGTCGCCTAGGAGTAGGCATCATGACGAGCCCACCCGGCAGGAAACCGGTGCAACGACACGTCGGCGACCCCATTCCTGCACCCAATCTGACACCCGCCGCACATCAGCCTATTCTCGACAGCGCTAAGAAATTATACTCCATTTTGCGCAAGGAGTCCCCTGCTGATGGATCCCAACCGCGCGGGTCGGTATCTTTTGATGACGATAATGAGCCATCCTCGAGTTTTCCGGCCCCGACACCTACGCCCACCGAACCAGCTGGTCATCAATCGCTCCAGAAGAGAGCTCTACCCGACGGCTCCGCCAAATCGACACAGGTCCGTGCCGCGTTTCTCCCACCTGGGGTCTCTCCTGAGATGGCTCAGAAATGTGTGGATGATATTGAACTAGAAAagcgggagagagaagacCTGGCCCTTATGGCCGAGGATCCAAATACCAATCCAAAGGCTCTGATAATTATCAAGCGCCTGCTCACAGAATGGACCAAACTCACACGCCAGGAAAGCGCCCCTCATAGGAGGTATGACAGGATCGCGAATCGGCGCCGGAAAATGTCAAAGCTACGGAAAGATCTACAGGCTTTCACGTTTGATCGAGATACCAAAGCTGCTCCCACGTCGTCCAGCAGCAATCCCAGTCGGGCTATCCCGCCCCCTTCACCCCCGGTTGCTCCCGCGGTTTCTCCGCCTGCTCTTCGATCGTCCAACAAGAATGCCAGCCAGGCTATCCCGaccccttctcctcccccaGTCGCCCCAATTGAAGCTGttcttccatcatccagcagcaaggcCATTCGGGCTGTCCGTCCCACTTCGCCCCCCGTTGCTCCCGCGGTTTCTCCGCCTGCTCTTCGATCGTCCAACAAGAAGGCCAGTCAGGCTATCCCGaccccttctcctccccccGTTGCTCTAGCTGAAGCTGCTCTTCCATCgtccagcagcaaggccAGTCGGGCTATTAAGCCTACTTCTCCCGCGGTTGCTCCCCCGGTTGCTTcccctgctcctccatcaGCCGGCAGCAAGGCCACCCCTACAAATCGCCCCACCTTGAAGGGGCTGCTTGAGGAACAGCGCAGGGAAAACGCAGCCCGAGCTGCAACCCAGCAGAAGCCGATTGCCGTGgctcctccgcctcgccgCAACATCTATGAGGAGTCAAGTGAGGAGGACAGCGAGGGCCACAGTGCCAGCGATAGTGGTTAG
- a CDS encoding uncharacterized protein (ID:PFLUO_000107-T1.cds;~source:funannotate): MRWRLPGARSTLPASVALLLLPVLVAPQQQPAHHGSAPRVSVPLVSDSSTHDTASLAEPPLVKSYDASALATLALAGSGRAVRAPPAQASSTAAGLAPQLHARSLQDWEVEDFVLLATVDGTIHARDRKTGAARWALEVPSSPMVESIYHRANRSSFDDTQPEDDFLWIVEPSQDGSLYIYSPGPDAGLQKLGLTVKQLVDETPYSGIEPAVTYTARKETTLYTIDARTGSILRVFSSREPFTAGQGCRKVDGQELDPEQCENTSGTLVLGRVEYAVAIQNTETGDPICTLKYSEWAPNNRDMDLQSQYYKSMDLSHIYSMHDGVVLGFDHSRMDRARFRQHFSSPVVRVFDIVRPAAKDSTDTLLPLVLLSQPLQPPDPDYGTLHDERDLRVFIETTRAGGWYALSEETYPLVTGRASMAPCYEKDFFRKGQSLMSLTQRQQREALAGVHSLNGPHIVRPPLASIGGSATELSSGTPQGALRSPSELALPPALRNSTIIRKGWDNALDIIVTLVLLFIGTFIYFNSHHLRELARQKLDIKNIINANDKPPLSAPSTPIVETAPDLNRTSSPRRPVPSGPVDVKMSGAQADAEETSRSPRNGNVLPLDATPRIRIREPSRDPGDEDVDELELAEHGQPTKKKKRSRGTRGGKGHRRKEKPGAEDNTQDTADQVVDQVNALAPQPRLEPDVQLSRTVSNEIMEMDGVLRIGRLQVFTDVVLGHGSHGTVVYRGSFDGRNVAVKRMLMEFYDIASHEVGLLQESDDHNNVIRYFCREQATGFLYIGLELCPASLQDVVERPSKFPDLVQGGLDMPDVLRQIISGVRYLHSLKIVHRDLKPQNILAAMPRGRTSSRSLRLLISDFGLCKKLEDNQSSFRATTAHAAGTSGWRAPELLVDDDSLGLESQNTETSEPAVVDPQTNRRATRAIDIFSLGCVFYYVLTRGSHPFDKNGKFMREANIVKGNFDLQELDQLGDYAFEADDLIRSMLSLDPRQRPDASAVLMHPFFWPPSDRLSFLCDVSDHFEFEPRDPPSDALLCLESVARQVIGPEMDFLRLLPRDFKDNLGKQRKYTGSRMLDLLRALRNKRNHYNDMPESLKAHVGGLPEGYLNFWTVRFPSLLMSCHWVITDLGLTHIDRFQRYFAPAD; encoded by the exons ATGCGGTGGCGGCTGCCGGGTGCCCGTTCGACCCTCCCCGCCAGTgtcgcccttctccttctgccGGTCCTGGTTgctccgcagcagcaaccagcCCATCATGGATCGGCCCCGCGTGTGTCCGTGCCGTTAGTCTCGGACTCTTCGACGCATGACACGGCCTCACTGGCCGAACCCCCCCTCGTGAAATCCTACGATGCGAGCGCCCTAGCAACTCTGGCTCTGGCGGGCTCCGGCCGCGCCGTTCGAGCCCCTCCTGCCCaggccagcagcaccgcTGCTGGTCTGGCTCCGCAGCTTCACGCGCGGTCCTTGCAGGACTGGGAGGTTGAGGACTTTGTGCTGCTGGCGACCGTCGACGGAACCATTCACGCCCGAGACCGCAAGACCGGTGCCGCTCGCTGGGCCCTAGAGGTGCCCAGCAGCCCCATGGTCGAGAGCATTTACCATCGAGCTAATCGCTCGAGTTTTGATGATACCCAGCCCGAGGACGACTTTTTGTGGATCGTCGAACCCAGCCAGGATGGCAGCTTGTACATTTACAGCCCTGGCCCGGATGCGGGGCTACAGAAGCTTGGTTTAACTGTCAAGCAGTTGGTGGACGAAACTCCTTATTCCGGTATTGAGCCTGCCGTGACATACACTGCCCGGAAGGAGACTACATTGTACACCATTGATGCCCGCACGGGAAGCATCTTACGGGTATTCAGTTCTCGTGAGCCTTTCACCGCCGGACAGGGGTGCCGGAAGGTAGATGGGCAGGAGTTGGATCCCGAACAATGCGAAAACACATCCGGCACTCTCGTCCTCGGTCGGGTCGAATACGCGGTCGCCATCCAAAACACCGAGACCGGCGATCCCATCTGCACACTGAAATACTCCGAGTGGGCTCCAAATAATCGCGACATGGATCTTCAGAGCCAATATTATAAGTCTATGGACCTGAGCCACATCTACAGCATGCACGATGGCGTGGTGTTAGGCTTCGATCATTCTCGAATGGACCGGGCCCGATTCAGGCAGCACTTTTCTTCGCCCGTCGTACGGGTCTTCGACATCGTTCGCCCCGCAGCCAAGGATTCAACAGACACCCTCCTTCCACTGGTCCTCTTATCGCAGCCTTTGCAGCCCCCAGATCCAGATTACGGAACTCTGCACGATGAGCGAGACTTGCGTGTGTTCATTGAGACGACCAGGGCCGGCGGTTGGTATGCCCTATCAGAAGAAACATATCCGTTAGTGACAGGGCGCGCCTCCATGGCCCCGTGCTACGAGAAAGATTTCTTCCGCAAGGGCCAGTCGCTTATGAGTTTGACTCAGCGTCAACAGCGAGAGGCCTTGGCGGGTGTTCATTCCCTCAACGGTCCCCATATCGTTCGGCCGCCCTTGGCCAGTATTGGTGGCTCGGCCACGGAATTGTCCAGTGGCACACCTCAGGGCGCCTTGCGCAGCCCTTCCGAATTGGCCTTGCCTCCGGCATTGCGGAATAGCACTATCATTCGCAAAGGCTGGGACAATGCGCTGGACATAATTGTGACATTGGTGCTCCTGTTCATTGGTACCTTTATCTATTTCAACTCCCATCATCTGCGGGAGCTGGCAAGACAGAAGCTTGACATCAAGAACATTATCAATGCAAATGACAAGCCTCCTCTGTCCGCTCCTTCGACGCCGATTGTCGAGACTGCGCCGGACCTGAATCGGACATCCTCGCCGAGACGCCCTGTTCCCAGTGGACCTGTAGACGTGAAAATGTCGGGCGCCCAAGCCGATGCAGAAGAAACTTCACGATCTCCTCGCAACGGCAATGTACTGCCCCTCGATGCCACACCGCGTATTCGAATTCGAGAACCGTCTCGTGATCCtggtgacgaggatgtggatgaaCTTGAGCTCGCTGAACATGGACAGCccaccaagaaaaagaagcgtTCCCGCGGAACCCGTGGGGGCAAAGGACACCGACGCAAGGAGAAGCCCGGCGCTGAGGACAATACGCAAGACACAGCCGATCAAGTGGTGGACCAAGTCAACGCCTTGGCTCCGCAGCCACGGCTGGAACCCGATGTGCAGCTGAGTCGCACGGTATCCAACGAGAttatggagatggatggcGTTCTCCGCATTGGCCGTCTCCAGGTGTTTACCGACGTCGTACTAGGCCACGGCAGCCACGGGACTGTGGTCTACCGTGGATCTTTCGATGGACGCAATGTGGCCGTGAAACGCATGCTGATGGAATTTTACGATATTGCCTCTCACGAGGTCGGTTTATTGCAAGAAAGTGACGATCATAACAATGTGATCCGATATTTCTGCCGTGAGCAGGCTACGGGCTTTCTGTACATTGGTCTCGAGCTTTGCCCGGCGTCTCTGCAGGATGTGGTTGAACGCCCATCTAAGTTCCCGGACCTGGTTCAGGGTGGCTTGGACATGCCCGACGTTCTACGTCAGATCATCTCTGGAGTTCGGTACTTGCACTCCCTCAAGATTGTTCACCGAGACCTGAAGCCCCAGAACATTCTAGCGGCCATGCCTCGTGGCCGTACGAGCTCGCGATCCTTGCGACTCCTCATTTCCGACTTCGGACTGTGCAAGAAACTGGAAGACAACCAAAGCTCATTCCGCGCTACcaccgcccatgccgccgGCACTTCGGGATGGCGCGCGCCGGAACTCCTGGTTGATGACGATTCCCTTGGCCTTGAATCTCAGAATACGGAAACATCCGAGCCTGCCGTTGTTGACCCGCAAACCAACCGCCGGGCCACTCGTGCCATcgacatcttctccttgggATGTGTGTTCTACTACGTCCTGACGCGCGGCAGTCACCCGTTCGACAAGAATGGCAAATTTATGCGCGAGGCCAATATCGTCAAGGGCAATTTTGACCTCCAGGAGCTGGATCAGTTGGGTGACTACGCTTTCGAAGCGGATGATCTCATCCGCTCGATGTTGTCTCTCGACCCCCGCCAACG ACCCGATGCCAGTGCAGTTCTGATGCACCCCTTCTTCTGGCCCCCGTCGGACCGACTCAGCTTCCTTTGTGACGTGTCTGATCATTTCGAGTTTGAGCCGCGTGACCCGCCATCTGATGCGCTACTGTGCCTGGAATCCGTGGCACGCCAAGTCATCGGCCCCGAGATGGATTTCCTGCGGTTATTGCCGCGTGACTTCAAGGACAACCTGGGGAAACAACGCAAGTACACGGGTTCCCGGATGCTCGATCTGTTGCGCGCTCTGCGCAACAAGCGCAACCACTATAACGATATGCCAGAGTCTCTGAAGGCGCACGTCGGTGGCTTGCCGGAGGGGTACCTGAATTTCTGGACTGTTCGGTTCCCCAGTCTGCTCATGAGCTGCCATTGGGTAATCACCGACCTCGGTCTGACGCATATTGATCGGTTCCAGCGGTATTTTGCACCCGCAGACTAG